The Aeromicrobium yanjiei genome includes a region encoding these proteins:
- a CDS encoding serine hydrolase domain-containing protein, translating to MTARAAAAVATLALLAACSGGSAPAAEERTRPAPAASSSTPTPAPAPTPTVTYPGKEWARSEQGSWQALDADLAANGSTCVAVVKDGRLVHDAYWNGGAPAAQHKVYSIAKSLTAMLVGTYVGDGAVDLDESASRQVEQWRGSPAEAITVRDLLAMTSGRHWDDATDTRMIRSEADTTAFAVGVGQDREPGEAWVYDNTAVQTLESVLDGLDDSSDVAANADERLLDPLGMRDTTWGRDPAGNALTFSGMTSTCLDLARIGHLMLNDGVWKGRRLLPAEFVQEATSPSSRLNAAYGLLWWVNAEGRVVEVHRQAGFPADIAPYEGRLAPHVPADAFWAFGYGNQYVAVVPSEGVVAVRLGARPVTPDRVTFDGFTAAVLAALEQ from the coding sequence GTGACGGCCCGCGCAGCCGCGGCCGTCGCGACGCTGGCGCTGCTCGCGGCGTGCTCGGGCGGGAGCGCGCCGGCAGCCGAGGAGCGGACGAGACCCGCCCCGGCCGCCTCCTCGTCGACCCCCACGCCCGCACCTGCCCCGACGCCGACCGTGACCTACCCCGGCAAGGAGTGGGCGCGGTCCGAGCAGGGGAGCTGGCAGGCGCTGGACGCCGATCTCGCGGCGAACGGGTCGACGTGCGTCGCGGTCGTCAAGGACGGCCGCCTGGTCCACGACGCGTACTGGAACGGGGGCGCACCCGCGGCGCAGCACAAGGTCTACTCGATCGCGAAGTCGCTGACGGCGATGCTCGTCGGCACGTACGTCGGCGACGGCGCGGTCGACCTCGACGAGTCGGCGTCCCGGCAGGTCGAGCAGTGGCGGGGGAGCCCGGCGGAGGCGATCACCGTGCGTGACCTGCTCGCGATGACGTCCGGCCGGCACTGGGACGACGCCACCGACACCCGGATGATCCGCAGCGAGGCCGACACGACGGCGTTCGCGGTGGGGGTCGGGCAGGACCGCGAGCCGGGCGAGGCGTGGGTCTACGACAACACCGCGGTCCAGACCCTCGAGTCGGTGCTGGACGGACTGGACGACTCCAGCGACGTCGCGGCGAACGCCGACGAGCGGCTGCTGGACCCGCTCGGCATGCGCGACACGACGTGGGGACGCGACCCGGCCGGCAACGCGTTGACGTTCTCGGGCATGACGTCGACCTGCCTCGACCTCGCCCGGATCGGCCACCTCATGCTCAACGACGGCGTGTGGAAGGGCCGGCGCCTGCTCCCGGCCGAGTTCGTCCAGGAGGCGACGAGTCCCTCGTCGCGGCTCAACGCGGCGTACGGCCTGCTGTGGTGGGTCAACGCCGAGGGACGGGTCGTCGAGGTGCATCGGCAGGCCGGATTCCCCGCGGACATCGCGCCGTACGAGGGGCGGCTCGCGCCGCACGTGCCGGCCGACGCGTTCTGGGCGTTCGGCTACGGCAACCAGTACGTGGCCGTCGTGCCGAGCGAGGGGGTCGTCGCCGTACGTCTCGGCGCCCGGCCCGTGACGCCCGACCGGGTGACGTTCGACGGGTTCACCGCTGCGGTGCTGGCGGCGCTCGAGCAGTAG
- the trxA gene encoding thioredoxin encodes MSTVTLTKDTIDEALGAEGITLVDWWASWCGPCRQFAPVFEAASETHPDVTFGKIDTEDQQELAAAAQITSIPTLMAFRDGVLVFSQPGALPAAGLEQVIQAVRDLDMDDVRRRVAEAEAAETQA; translated from the coding sequence ATGAGCACCGTCACCCTGACCAAGGACACCATCGACGAGGCGCTCGGCGCCGAGGGCATCACACTGGTCGACTGGTGGGCATCCTGGTGCGGCCCGTGCCGCCAGTTCGCCCCCGTCTTCGAGGCCGCGAGCGAGACGCACCCGGACGTCACGTTCGGCAAGATCGACACCGAGGACCAGCAGGAGCTGGCCGCCGCCGCGCAGATCACCTCGATCCCGACCCTGATGGCGTTCCGCGACGGAGTCCTCGTGTTCTCCCAGCCCGGCGCGCTTCCGGCCGCCGGCCTCGAGCAGGTCATCCAGGCAGTCCGCGATCTCGACATGGACGACGTACGTCGCCGCGTGGCCGAGGCCGAGGCCGCCGAGACGCAGGCCTGA
- a CDS encoding NUDIX hydrolase, giving the protein MTTQSTPERPWAYVAVDVVVLTIRDRQLKVMAIRRAGEPNRGGLALPGGFIHLDEDLETAARRELREETGLEVDYLEQVGTYGAPDRDPRARTFAVLYLAVLPNLPEGSTGKDADAIWMPVDELLAADLPFDHHQMLTDAIERARSKLEYTPIAASFCRPVFTIGDLRRVYEIVWGKHLNPANFQRKVQSVEGFVRETGDVVSEGRGRPAKTYTLGDVTTLHPPLRR; this is encoded by the coding sequence GTGACGACACAGTCCACGCCGGAGCGCCCGTGGGCGTACGTCGCGGTCGACGTCGTGGTGCTGACGATCCGTGACCGTCAGCTCAAGGTCATGGCCATCCGTCGCGCGGGGGAGCCCAATCGCGGCGGCCTCGCGCTGCCGGGCGGGTTCATCCACCTCGACGAGGACCTGGAGACCGCTGCGCGGCGCGAGCTGCGCGAGGAGACCGGTCTCGAGGTCGACTACCTCGAGCAGGTCGGGACGTACGGCGCGCCGGACCGCGACCCCCGCGCGAGGACGTTCGCCGTCCTCTACCTCGCGGTGCTGCCCAACTTGCCGGAGGGATCGACGGGCAAGGACGCCGATGCGATCTGGATGCCGGTCGACGAGCTGCTGGCCGCCGATCTGCCGTTCGACCACCACCAGATGCTGACCGACGCGATCGAACGGGCCCGCTCCAAGCTCGAGTACACCCCGATCGCGGCGTCCTTCTGCCGACCGGTCTTCACGATCGGTGATCTGCGCCGGGTCTACGAGATCGTCTGGGGCAAGCACCTCAACCCGGCCAACTTCCAGCGCAAGGTCCAGTCGGTCGAGGGATTCGTCCGCGAGACCGGCGACGTGGTCTCCGAGGGACGCGGACGCCCCGCCAAGACGTACACGCTCGGTGACGTCACGACGCTGCACCCGCCACTTCGCCGCTGA
- a CDS encoding HNH endonuclease family protein, producing the protein MGSARRGGPVMALVAVVALVLIGTSYGRDTEAPTPTPSATTPSVAGPPVARGKAASALEELTVKGRAPRTGYSREQFGRAWRDLDRNGCDQRNDVLRRDLRDITLKAGTRGCLVLTGTLTSPYSGEVVDFVRGTTTSRAVQIDHVVALSDAWQKGAQQWTREKREQFANDVLELRATDMHTNASKGSGDAATWLPPRAAFRCGYVARQIAVKQAYGLWVTAAERDAMRRVLGRCPDQGLPRRYAVPLGGGPEIEAAGLAGPGH; encoded by the coding sequence GTGGGATCTGCACGTCGAGGTGGCCCCGTCATGGCCCTGGTGGCGGTCGTGGCGCTTGTGCTCATCGGCACGTCCTACGGACGTGACACCGAGGCGCCGACGCCGACGCCCTCTGCCACCACACCGTCCGTCGCGGGGCCGCCGGTGGCCCGAGGCAAGGCCGCGAGCGCCCTGGAGGAGCTCACAGTGAAAGGCCGGGCGCCGCGGACCGGATACTCCCGCGAGCAGTTCGGCCGGGCCTGGCGAGATCTCGACCGCAACGGGTGCGATCAGCGCAACGACGTGCTGCGCCGCGACCTGCGCGACATCACGTTGAAGGCCGGCACGCGCGGGTGCCTCGTGCTCACGGGCACCCTCACGTCTCCCTATTCCGGGGAGGTCGTCGACTTCGTCCGCGGCACCACGACGTCGCGCGCGGTGCAGATCGACCACGTCGTGGCCCTGTCCGACGCCTGGCAGAAGGGTGCCCAGCAGTGGACGCGGGAGAAGCGCGAGCAGTTCGCCAACGACGTCCTCGAGCTCCGCGCGACCGACATGCACACGAATGCGTCCAAGGGCAGCGGGGACGCCGCCACGTGGTTGCCGCCGCGCGCTGCGTTCCGGTGCGGCTACGTGGCCCGGCAGATCGCGGTCAAGCAGGCCTACGGCCTCTGGGTCACCGCTGCCGAGCGCGACGCGATGCGGCGCGTGCTCGGCCGCTGTCCCGACCAGGGGTTGCCGCGCCGGTACGCCGTGCCGCTCGGCGGCGGTCCCGAGATCGAGGCAGCAGGCTTGGCCGGGCCCGGACACTGA
- a CDS encoding histidine-type phosphatase, whose protein sequence is MRSWRLLVLLTGLAVALPATSVAADVSNARYYSNQTTYGNPASAKTVAPPSGYEMFFLETVARHGSRAMTNPNAEKRALSVWSTASRRGQLTTRGKRFDNDLRAFGKAEKKLGYGRLSTIGKDEWRGIGRRTAASYGDFFAGVVKAGDKVAMTNSPIYRTRQSAHYMKTSLRKAFPQLGHAKQVTDPSLLIEDGSSKKGKAAIAAVERRSSVRAAARKVLLRIYRPAYVATIKDPVDAALDVYLLYCIGAGMSQDTRVSFADYVPLSAAKKLAEVKDAQNFYRYGPGVVGERSSFKQADPVVDDFFARLDQRAKGGRTAAVFRHSHGEVTMPVAAQMRLPRSQTQARSAFSYGSNPWRGYVVGRMAGNIEWAAYKNSSGSVLVTIRHNEQPVKLAGPCRPSEIGNGYFYRVSQLKKCFR, encoded by the coding sequence ATGCGATCTTGGCGTCTGCTCGTTCTGCTCACCGGTCTCGCGGTGGCGCTGCCGGCGACGTCCGTGGCCGCCGACGTCAGCAACGCCCGCTACTACTCGAACCAGACGACGTACGGGAACCCCGCGAGCGCGAAGACCGTCGCCCCGCCGAGCGGGTACGAGATGTTCTTCCTCGAGACCGTCGCCCGCCACGGCTCACGCGCGATGACGAACCCCAACGCCGAGAAGCGGGCGCTGTCCGTGTGGTCCACCGCGTCGCGGCGCGGCCAGCTGACCACGCGCGGCAAGCGGTTCGACAACGACCTGAGGGCGTTCGGCAAGGCCGAGAAGAAGCTCGGCTACGGGCGGCTCAGCACCATCGGCAAGGACGAGTGGCGAGGCATCGGGCGACGGACCGCCGCCTCGTACGGCGACTTCTTCGCCGGCGTCGTGAAGGCCGGTGACAAGGTCGCGATGACGAACTCGCCGATCTACCGCACCCGGCAGAGTGCGCACTACATGAAGACCAGCCTGCGCAAGGCGTTCCCACAGCTCGGTCATGCCAAGCAGGTCACCGACCCGTCGCTGCTGATCGAGGACGGCTCGTCCAAGAAGGGCAAGGCCGCGATCGCCGCGGTCGAGCGTCGCTCCAGCGTGCGCGCGGCGGCCAGGAAGGTGCTGCTGCGGATCTACCGACCCGCGTACGTCGCCACGATCAAGGATCCGGTGGACGCTGCCCTGGACGTCTACCTCCTGTACTGCATCGGTGCCGGCATGAGCCAGGACACCAGGGTGAGCTTCGCCGACTACGTCCCGCTCTCGGCGGCCAAGAAGCTCGCGGAGGTCAAGGACGCGCAGAACTTCTACCGGTACGGTCCCGGCGTCGTGGGGGAGCGCAGCTCGTTCAAGCAGGCCGATCCGGTCGTGGACGACTTCTTCGCGCGGCTCGACCAGCGCGCCAAGGGCGGCCGGACCGCCGCGGTGTTCCGTCACTCGCACGGAGAGGTGACGATGCCGGTCGCGGCGCAGATGCGGCTGCCGCGGAGCCAGACGCAGGCGAGGTCCGCATTCTCCTACGGCAGCAATCCGTGGCGCGGCTACGTCGTGGGGCGCATGGCCGGCAACATCGAGTGGGCGGCCTACAAGAACTCCTCGGGATCGGTCCTGGTGACCATCCGTCACAACGAGCAGCCCGTGAAGCTCGCCGGCCCGTGCCGGCCATCCGAGATCGGCAACGGCTACTTCTACCGGGTCTCCCAGCTCAAGAAGTGCTTCCGCTGA
- a CDS encoding DUF7669 domain-containing protein, whose translation MDGSWVVKYDRPVWQIMHRCADAMPPVFRYEDVRSWFTTNYPEVNEATIRAHLIGLTDGGRAKHVQFAQRSPVFRRVARGEYAPIPVDERGEDPGPPPVSTSKIKMSGNGAHLHAPSAARRQPPVATGDSAPVPPEAVGDDSDDEDPEVAEESSDDETPAIPDVILLGSVGERVNVPAPAKEVYRDMSFQLGRIDAEQWGREWFVLSAEHGLVAPNEWISPDSRTLADLDPDYRVVWASWVVTRLESLVGCLEGVHVRLDAPNAFAGPLFAGLQEAGAVVSSGDVIPSITHSAPPAPAQEPEEPVASEPEEPVAQEPEEPDLAPVVQIGSASSIAHALADPRRAMPASDLSGLPQSRGLYGWFVDPAGARELNRCLRLPVRAGLIFVGQVGGSSWHSLADPVLNLRDHIERVQLHGLARSSTFRMNLATVLRAHLRMTSLDDDRLTDWMLEHLSVSCWVGAEPGALRELEQQVVDELDPPLNVDRSPATEYRTRLGQMRSGIA comes from the coding sequence GTGGACGGGAGCTGGGTCGTGAAGTACGACAGGCCTGTGTGGCAGATCATGCACCGGTGTGCCGACGCGATGCCGCCGGTGTTCCGCTACGAGGACGTCCGCAGCTGGTTCACCACCAACTACCCCGAGGTCAACGAGGCGACGATCCGGGCCCATCTCATCGGGCTGACCGACGGGGGACGCGCCAAGCACGTGCAGTTCGCCCAGCGCTCGCCCGTCTTCCGCCGGGTGGCCCGCGGCGAGTACGCACCCATCCCCGTCGACGAACGGGGGGAGGACCCCGGCCCCCCACCCGTCTCGACCAGCAAGATCAAGATGTCGGGCAACGGTGCGCACCTGCACGCGCCCTCGGCTGCCCGCCGACAGCCCCCTGTGGCCACGGGCGACAGCGCGCCCGTCCCGCCCGAGGCCGTCGGCGACGACAGCGACGACGAGGACCCGGAGGTCGCGGAGGAGTCCAGCGACGACGAGACGCCCGCCATCCCCGACGTGATCCTGCTCGGCAGCGTGGGGGAGCGGGTCAACGTCCCGGCACCGGCCAAGGAGGTCTACCGCGACATGTCCTTCCAGCTCGGCCGGATCGACGCCGAGCAGTGGGGTCGCGAGTGGTTCGTGCTGTCCGCCGAGCACGGTCTCGTGGCGCCGAACGAGTGGATATCGCCGGACTCGCGCACCCTGGCCGACCTGGATCCGGACTACCGGGTCGTGTGGGCCAGCTGGGTGGTCACCCGGCTCGAGTCGCTCGTGGGCTGCCTCGAGGGCGTCCACGTCCGGCTGGACGCGCCCAACGCCTTCGCAGGACCACTCTTCGCAGGTCTGCAGGAGGCCGGGGCCGTCGTGTCGTCGGGAGACGTGATCCCCTCGATCACGCACAGTGCGCCCCCGGCGCCCGCGCAGGAGCCGGAGGAGCCCGTCGCGTCGGAGCCGGAGGAGCCCGTCGCGCAGGAGCCGGAGGAGCCCGATCTCGCGCCGGTCGTCCAGATCGGCTCGGCGTCATCGATCGCCCACGCCCTGGCCGACCCCCGCCGCGCGATGCCCGCCTCGGACCTCTCCGGACTGCCGCAGAGCAGGGGCTTGTACGGCTGGTTCGTCGATCCGGCCGGCGCCCGCGAGCTCAACCGGTGCCTGCGCCTGCCCGTGCGAGCGGGCCTGATCTTCGTCGGTCAGGTCGGTGGGTCCAGCTGGCACTCGCTCGCCGATCCGGTGCTCAACCTGCGCGATCACATCGAACGTGTCCAGCTGCACGGCCTGGCCCGGTCCTCGACGTTCCGGATGAACCTCGCGACGGTGCTGCGCGCCCACCTGCGGATGACGAGTCTCGACGACGATCGACTCACCGACTGGATGCTCGAGCACCTGTCGGTGTCGTGCTGGGTGGGGGCCGAGCCCGGTGCGCTCCGCGAGCTCGAGCAGCAGGTCGTCGACGAGCTCGATCCGCCGCTCAACGTGGACCGCTCACCGGCGACCGAGTACCGCACCCGTCTCGGCCAGATGCGCAGCGGCATCGCCTGA
- a CDS encoding lytic transglycosylase domain-containing protein, whose translation MRRSTPLIVLVAALAVALALIIVTRPDSDPRADLPVVDRPTPAATPDSLNRTAREAGIPRRALTAYVKAAESLKSSHPRCGLAWNTLAGIGASESSHGAFGGARLDRSGVASPRILGVPLDGTGGNRAIRDTDGGALDGDTTWDRAVGPMQFIPTTWQRWGTSASGGEPDPHDIDDAALSAGRYLCHAGRDLSTSTGWSRAVLTYNRSTAYAEKIARTASAYADVV comes from the coding sequence GTGAGACGCTCAACCCCACTGATCGTGCTGGTCGCGGCGCTCGCCGTCGCGCTGGCCCTGATCATCGTGACCAGGCCCGACAGCGACCCGAGGGCGGATCTGCCGGTGGTCGATCGGCCGACGCCCGCAGCCACCCCGGACAGCCTGAACCGGACGGCACGTGAGGCCGGCATCCCGCGTCGGGCCCTGACGGCGTACGTCAAGGCCGCGGAGTCGCTCAAGAGCTCGCACCCGCGCTGCGGTCTCGCGTGGAACACGCTGGCCGGCATCGGCGCCTCCGAGAGCAGCCACGGCGCCTTCGGCGGTGCGCGCCTGGACCGGAGCGGCGTGGCATCTCCCCGCATCCTCGGGGTGCCGCTCGACGGGACCGGCGGCAACCGTGCGATCCGCGACACCGACGGGGGCGCGCTCGACGGCGACACGACCTGGGACCGCGCGGTCGGGCCGATGCAGTTCATTCCCACCACGTGGCAGCGGTGGGGGACCTCCGCCAGCGGCGGCGAGCCTGATCCTCACGACATCGACGACGCCGCGCTGAGTGCCGGTCGCTACCTGTGCCACGCGGGCCGCGACCTCAGCACCTCCACGGGCTGGTCGCGAGCCGTGCTGACGTACAACCGGAGCACGGCGTACGCCGAGAAGATCGCGAGGACCGCCTCGGCGTACGCCGATGTCGTCTGA
- a CDS encoding putative quinol monooxygenase yields MIFIVVKFRTKPEWTDRWLELVRPFTEATRAEPGNRWFDWSRSVDDPHEFVLVEAFDDDAAEAHVTSAHFQEAMQTMPQALAETPRIVSQTVDQDGWNEMGELTVA; encoded by the coding sequence ATGATCTTCATCGTCGTCAAGTTCCGCACCAAGCCCGAGTGGACCGATCGGTGGCTGGAGCTCGTGCGCCCCTTCACCGAGGCGACCCGCGCGGAGCCCGGCAACCGGTGGTTCGACTGGTCCCGCAGCGTCGACGACCCCCACGAGTTCGTGCTCGTCGAGGCATTCGACGACGACGCCGCGGAGGCGCACGTGACGAGCGCGCACTTCCAGGAGGCCATGCAGACGATGCCGCAGGCGCTCGCCGAGACGCCCCGCATCGTCAGCCAGACCGTCGACCAGGACGGCTGGAACGAGATGGGTGAGCTGACCGTCGCCTAG
- a CDS encoding DEAD/DEAH box helicase, producing MPSAMDLRLLLRYPVEFVASEDPADSRFVFHTPDGDQTATANEAVGPLSQGIRVMSADKSVRAWATPAILALRIMARGALGSPDATEINQLQNAGAAIGPNAGAGQASINAFLKALAVDAPAAASTPQQRQPYVSPHAAPQRTRETTFSWTLIVSFLEEPTPSQAAVVRLRVHPRSGSFAAFDAGDLFGGSSHPMAQDAKEPTAAMLRRLEPWWASAATLRDPHARGAVTVSPDDLARLGDRTLAPTLMANRIEVRWPPELVRELTTSAVVQRRETPGSDRPSAFTQGQLFSFDWQVALGSDVLSAAELDQLAQSQSGLLRLRDRWVFVDKSQLSKVLEQRTHDISALEALRAAVTGELEIDGRRTEVDTVGWLEDVRRRLAVQDRDIQPGRQPSDLEGHLRDYQLQGLQWMTQLVDLGLGGILADDMGLGKTVMLIALHLQRAVETTAPTLVICPASVLGNWEREIQRFAPGVPVHRYHGARRTLQDVKDGFLVTTYATMRADADLLAEHEPGWGLVVADEAQNIKNPHARTARAIRDIPAVARLALTGTPVENNLSELWAILDWTTPGLLGTYEQFRRTWSRAIESRRDTERATGLSQLIRPFVLRRRKSDPGIAPELPPKIETDHRINLTREQVGLYEAVVRSTMAQIEQAQGIQRRGLVVKLLTQLKQICNHPAQFLREPESRLTGRSGKLGVFDELIEEIVSEEGATLVFTQYAQMGRLLTRHLDEKKIANQFLHGGTTVRGREKMVHEFQGGQVPVFVLSLKAAGVGLNLTRADHVIHYDRWWNPAVEDQATDRAHRIGQTKNVQVHRLISEGTIEESIAELIRSKRSLADAVVNGGEGALTELSDAALADLVRLKR from the coding sequence ATGCCCTCTGCGATGGATCTGCGCCTCCTGCTGCGCTATCCGGTCGAGTTCGTCGCGAGCGAGGACCCGGCCGACTCGCGGTTCGTCTTCCACACCCCCGACGGCGACCAGACGGCCACCGCGAACGAGGCCGTCGGCCCGCTCAGCCAGGGCATCCGGGTCATGTCCGCGGACAAGTCCGTCCGCGCCTGGGCGACCCCCGCGATCCTCGCGCTGCGCATCATGGCGCGCGGTGCACTGGGCTCCCCCGACGCCACGGAGATCAACCAGCTGCAGAACGCCGGCGCCGCGATCGGTCCCAATGCGGGCGCGGGCCAGGCCTCGATCAACGCCTTCCTCAAGGCTCTCGCGGTGGACGCGCCCGCCGCGGCGTCGACCCCGCAACAGCGTCAGCCGTACGTCTCACCGCACGCCGCGCCCCAGCGCACGCGCGAGACAACCTTCTCGTGGACGCTCATCGTCTCGTTCCTGGAGGAGCCCACGCCGAGCCAGGCCGCGGTCGTACGACTGCGCGTGCATCCCCGGTCGGGATCGTTCGCGGCCTTCGACGCGGGTGACCTGTTCGGCGGCTCCTCGCACCCCATGGCCCAGGACGCCAAGGAGCCGACCGCGGCGATGCTGCGCCGGCTCGAGCCCTGGTGGGCGTCCGCCGCGACCCTGCGCGATCCGCACGCGCGCGGCGCCGTGACCGTCAGCCCCGACGATCTCGCGCGCCTCGGTGACCGCACCCTCGCACCCACGCTGATGGCCAACCGCATCGAGGTGCGCTGGCCGCCCGAGCTCGTGCGGGAGCTCACGACGTCCGCCGTCGTACAACGCCGCGAGACGCCCGGCTCCGACCGGCCCTCGGCGTTCACCCAGGGGCAGCTGTTCTCGTTCGACTGGCAGGTGGCGCTCGGCAGCGACGTGCTGTCGGCCGCCGAGCTCGATCAGCTCGCGCAGTCGCAGAGCGGGCTGCTCCGGCTGCGCGACCGCTGGGTCTTCGTGGACAAGTCACAGCTCAGCAAGGTGCTCGAGCAGCGCACCCACGACATCTCCGCCCTCGAGGCGCTGCGCGCGGCCGTGACCGGCGAGCTGGAGATCGACGGCCGCCGCACCGAGGTCGACACGGTCGGCTGGCTCGAGGACGTGCGCCGGCGCCTCGCGGTGCAGGACCGCGACATCCAGCCGGGTCGTCAGCCGAGCGATCTCGAGGGGCACCTGCGCGACTACCAGCTGCAGGGCCTGCAGTGGATGACGCAGCTGGTGGATCTCGGCCTCGGCGGCATCCTCGCCGACGACATGGGTCTCGGCAAGACCGTCATGCTGATCGCGCTGCACCTGCAGCGCGCCGTCGAGACGACCGCCCCGACCCTGGTGATCTGTCCCGCCTCGGTGCTCGGCAACTGGGAGCGCGAGATCCAGCGCTTCGCCCCCGGCGTCCCGGTCCACCGCTACCACGGTGCACGACGCACGCTCCAGGACGTCAAGGACGGCTTCCTCGTCACGACGTACGCCACGATGCGCGCGGACGCCGACCTCCTCGCCGAGCACGAGCCGGGCTGGGGACTCGTCGTGGCCGACGAGGCGCAGAACATCAAGAACCCCCACGCGCGTACCGCCCGCGCGATCCGGGACATCCCCGCGGTGGCGCGTCTCGCGCTCACCGGCACCCCGGTCGAGAACAACCTCTCCGAGCTGTGGGCGATCCTGGACTGGACCACGCCGGGGCTCCTCGGGACGTACGAGCAGTTCCGCCGCACCTGGTCGCGCGCGATCGAGTCGCGGCGCGACACCGAGCGGGCCACCGGCCTGTCGCAGCTCATCCGGCCGTTCGTGCTGCGCCGCCGCAAGTCCGATCCGGGCATCGCGCCCGAGCTGCCGCCCAAGATCGAGACCGATCACCGCATCAACCTCACCCGCGAGCAGGTCGGTCTCTACGAGGCGGTCGTGCGCAGCACCATGGCCCAGATCGAGCAGGCGCAGGGCATCCAGCGTCGGGGCCTCGTGGTCAAGCTGCTGACCCAGCTCAAGCAGATCTGCAACCACCCCGCGCAGTTCCTCCGCGAGCCGGAGTCGCGGCTCACCGGGCGCTCGGGCAAGCTCGGCGTCTTCGACGAGCTGATCGAGGAGATCGTGTCCGAGGAGGGCGCGACGCTCGTGTTCACGCAGTACGCCCAGATGGGACGCCTGCTGACCCGCCACCTCGACGAGAAGAAGATCGCCAACCAGTTCCTGCACGGCGGCACCACTGTACGCGGACGCGAGAAGATGGTGCACGAGTTCCAGGGCGGCCAGGTGCCCGTGTTCGTGCTGTCGCTGAAGGCGGCCGGTGTGGGCCTCAACCTCACCCGGGCCGACCACGTGATCCACTACGACCGGTGGTGGAACCCCGCCGTCGAGGACCAGGCGACCGACCGCGCGCACCGCATCGGGCAGACCAAGAACGTCCAGGTCCACCGCCTCATCAGCGAGGGCACGATCGAGGAGTCGATCGCCGAGCTGATCCGCTCCAAGCGGTCGCTCGCCGACGCCGTGGTCAACGGCGGCGAGGGCGCCCTCACCGAGCTCTCCGACGCCGCCCTGGCCGACCTCGTCCGCCTCAAGCGCTAG
- a CDS encoding DUF3253 domain-containing protein — protein sequence MPPTDHELEQRILALLASRAPTATICPSDVARDLAPDDWRPLMDAVRDAAGRLVDRGQVVITQKGEAVDLATARGPIRIRRSGPDADGR from the coding sequence GTGCCTCCCACCGACCACGAGCTCGAGCAGCGCATCCTCGCGCTGCTCGCGTCCCGCGCGCCGACCGCCACGATCTGCCCGTCGGACGTCGCCCGCGACCTCGCCCCGGACGACTGGCGCCCGTTGATGGACGCCGTACGAGACGCGGCCGGACGCCTCGTCGACCGCGGGCAGGTCGTCATCACCCAGAAGGGTGAGGCGGTCGACCTCGCCACGGCGCGAGGACCGATCCGGATCCGGCGCTCCGGCCCCGACGCGGACGGCCGGTGA
- a CDS encoding dioxygenase produces the protein MATYSIADLDNRLSPSALMPVLFVGHGNPMHAISDNSYTRTWTRMGQELPAAQAVVVVSAHWLTPGSTHITDAPRNPIIYDFGGFPDELSRVQYDSVGDTDVAQLLARQLVDYEAELDKQWGLDHGTWSILTFLAPRPEVPVLQISIDYSMPLPQLYELYGRLRAMRRRGVLFIGSGNIVHALGRARWDGGAAWDWAEQFDADTAEALRERQVGKLLDPYGTWAEARLAVPTDDHYRPLVAALSLLEDGEDISFFNSSIDMGSISMRSFVTV, from the coding sequence ATGGCCACGTACTCGATCGCCGATCTCGACAACCGCCTGAGCCCCAGCGCGCTCATGCCGGTGCTGTTCGTGGGCCACGGCAACCCCATGCACGCGATCTCGGACAACAGCTACACCCGCACGTGGACCCGCATGGGCCAAGAGCTCCCTGCGGCCCAGGCGGTCGTCGTGGTGAGCGCGCACTGGCTGACTCCGGGGAGCACCCACATCACGGACGCCCCGAGGAATCCGATCATCTACGACTTCGGCGGCTTCCCCGACGAGCTGTCCCGCGTGCAGTACGACTCGGTGGGCGACACCGACGTCGCCCAGCTGCTGGCCCGACAGCTCGTCGACTACGAGGCCGAGCTCGACAAGCAGTGGGGTCTTGACCACGGCACGTGGAGCATCCTGACGTTCCTCGCCCCGCGGCCCGAGGTGCCGGTCCTGCAGATCAGCATCGACTACTCGATGCCCCTGCCGCAGCTCTACGAGCTCTACGGCCGCCTGCGGGCCATGCGCCGGCGCGGCGTCCTGTTCATCGGCAGCGGCAACATCGTGCACGCGCTCGGCCGGGCCCGCTGGGACGGCGGGGCGGCCTGGGACTGGGCCGAGCAGTTCGACGCCGACACGGCGGAGGCGTTGCGTGAGCGACAGGTCGGCAAGCTCCTGGACCCCTACGGCACCTGGGCCGAGGCCCGCCTCGCGGTGCCCACCGACGACCACTACCGCCCCCTGGTCGCGGCGCTCAGCCTGCTCGAGGACGGCGAGGACATCTCGTTCTTCAACAGCTCGATCGACATGGGCTCAATCAGCATGCGGTCGTTCGTGACCGTCTGA